The stretch of DNA GATTATTGTTTATGAAATGTGTGTAATGACTTTCGGTGCGTGCTGCTCTCCAAGCAGCGCTCAATATGTTAAAAACATAAATTCTGAACGGTTCTCTAGGAAATACGCAGATGCAGTGAACGCTATCGTGCAGCAACACTACGTGGACGATATGTTGGTGAGCGTAGACTCCGAAGAAACAGCTATTCGACTAGCTCAGGAGGTAACGTACGTACATGCCCAAGGCGGGTTCGAAATCCGTAACTGGGTCAGTAACTCAACAGCTGTTATAACTGTATTGAATCAGCCAAAAGCGAACGCgaaaagtctggatttgtctACTGAAATATGCACCGAGAAAGTACTAGGATTGTGGTGGTGTACAGAGTCGGATTCGTTCACATACAGAGTCGGATGGGACCGATATGAAGAAACGTTGTTGAAAGGACTACGTCGACCAACAAAACGAGAAGTGCTTCGAGTTCTTATGACAATTTTTGACCCTCTCGGATTGATTGCGCATTTTCTCATATTCCTGAAGATTTTGCTGCAGGAAATTTGGCGCTCTGGTGTTCAGTGGGACGACACCATCAACGATGTTTTGTTCGATAAATGGCGATCCTGGCTGCGTGTGCTATCAACAGTTGAAAAAGTACGAGTTTCCCGGTGTTATTTCGTTCAAACGTCCTGCGAGTATCAAGCTGAGTTTCACACCTTTGTCGACGCTAGTGAGAACGGGTTTGCTGGTGTGTCATTCCTTCGTTTCATCTGTAGTGATCAGATAAAATGTACCATAGTTGCCGCAAAAACCAGAGTCGCACCGTTAAAGTTCCAATCTATTCCAAGACTCGAACTGCAGGCCGCCGTGTTAGGAGGAAGATTAGCACATACGATTCTAGCATGTCTCTCAATTCAAACTACAAGACGCATTTTTTGGACTGACTCTCGCGACGTTTTATGCTGGATTAATTCCGATCACCGTCGTTTTACACAGTTCGTAGCGCACCGGGTTAGCGAGATTCTCGACATAACAGAGGCGGAAGAGTGGCGTTGGGTGCCTACGAAACATAATGTGGCAGATGATGCAACAAAGTGGGAGACTAAACCGGATCTGACACCAAACAGCAGATGGTTCAACAGTCCTAGATTCCTGCGGAAAACCGAAGAAGATTGGCCACAACAACTGTTTCAACCCTTATCGAATTCTTCAATTCACCGGATTCAATAGTGCTGACAATTCCTGGACGTCCCCGTGATTTGAATCTGTTCTCATTCCAACTGTCCCTTCCAATACGTTACGTGATACGGGAAACGATACGAGACTTAGGATAAACGAATAACACCAAATACGTAGCAGATGAAGAACACTTTATTCGCGGAGTACAACCATTTAATTTATACCAAACTACATTTATTTCTACAATTGAGCCTTTGAGAATGGTGATACCGAGTTAACTATGGCGAACTAAGAGAGACATTCTTTTTTCTACTACATTTTCTACTACTAAGATGGAAAGCGTTACTCTTTCTGGCTGCGTTCTTGTTTCTAAGCTCCGTATCTACTATCAACTGTAACATAGCCGGCCACCTAAACTTGGCTTTAGACAATTTACAATAGACATAAACAAAACTATCGAATCCGTTGTTGTCAACATTTCTTACAGATTTGCTTATTGCACAGATTCCTGTACACCGATTGATTCATCTGAAGGCAACGGAAAAATTCGTGAGGTTGGTCTTTTATAAATTCCGTTTGCTGTTTTGACGGTGACCACCCGGATGATATTGTCTTCTCCTGGATGCACTGCGACGATTCTCGCGAGAGGCCAAGCGATGGACGATTTGTTATCTTCCTGCAACAGAACCATTTGACCAATCCGAAGGCTAACTGGTATCGATGTCTTTTTTCGCTGATTATTCACTTCGGTTAAGTATTCCTTTTTCCACCTTTTCCAGTGGTTTTGAACTAGTTGTTGCAGCTGTTGATAATGTTTGAGACGATTCAAAGGAATGTTCGAATAGTCCGGATCTGGTAAGGCTGCGAGCGACGATCCCGTGAGGAAATGTCCAGGGGTTAAAACATCTAACTCGGAAGGATCCTCGGAGAGTGGGGTAAGCGGACGCGTATTCATGTTCGCTTCAATTTGTGTCAGAACAGTAACAAAATCTTCATATGATAACTTGGAGTTCCCAATTGTTTTGACCATTGTACTTTTTGCAGTTTTCACGGCCGCTTCCCACAGGCCTCCAAAGCTGGGTGCTCTTGGTGGGATAAACTTCCAGGTTATTCCTTTCGCGCCACATTCGTTAAAAAAGATCTCTTGACTCGATTTACGGTTCAGAAGGTGGTAAAGATCTGCAAGAGCATTGTTGGCAcctcgaaaattggttccattATCTGAGTGGATCTCGTTTGGCAGCCCACGGCGAGCGATGAAGCGGCGCAGGGCAGCGATAAATGCATTTGTTGATAAATCGGATACTAATTCTATATGAACTGCTTTTGAACTGAAGCAAATGAATATAGCGATAAATGCTTTTTTCGGAGCGGCACGACGATGGACTGGCTTCAGGTATACTGGACCGCAATAATCAACACCAGTAATTGCGAATGGACGGCTTGGAACTACGCGTGAAGTGGGCAACTGGCCGACGGGTTGTGTTACAGGAACAGGATTCAATCGGAAACAATTTTGACAATTTCGACAAACGTAATGTACGAGTAATTTTCCACGTATGGGCCAGAATTCTTGTCGCATTGCAGACAAAGTCATGCGAGATAATGGATGCTTATCTGGTAATATCATAGGGTGTTTAGTTTTGTAGCTCTCTGTGGATTGCGCCAATCTTCCACCGACACGCAAGACTCCTCTATCATCGACGAAAGGTAGTAAGTGTTTCAAATTAGATTTCATTGACAGAGGTCTTTTATATTCCAGTGCTCTCTTTTCATCAGCGAAGGCTTCATACTGGGCTGACCTCACTAAGCATTCCTTGGCTTGTACCAACTCCATCGCTGAGAGAAATTCTTCATGTGACTTTCTTTGCTTGCTTCGGCAACAGTTTAAAAAGCGTAATATATATGCTGTTATTCTGAGCAAACGCTGGAAATTGGAATACCGCTCAAACAGAAAAAATGGTTTCAGGACAACTTGAGCAACCATCACCGTTCGTTTTCGTTCCAGGATTTCTTCAGAGGGCGGAATCAATTGCGTGTTCTTAGGCCACCTTTCCTCTTCTTCACGGAGCCAATCCGGACCGTGGAGCCACATTGTGCTTTTCATAAATTCTGACGGCAACATTCCACGAGAAACGACATCAGCAGGATTATCAGTTCCTTTAATATGTTTCCAGCTTTTACCGCTTGTAAGCCGCTGAATTTCGGCAGTACGGTTCCCGATAAAGGTCTGCCAAGTATTTGATGGTGCTCGAATCCAGTATAGAGTGACTATAGAGTCCGACCATAACCAACACGGAGTGTCCTTCATTCGTAATGCGCATGCAGTTTTATGGTAGAGCTTGGCACCCAATAGTGCAGCACAAAGCTCCAAACGTGGTAAGCTGATTCTTTTCAGAGGTGCAACTCGTGATTTCGAGGTAATCAATTCGGTCTTAACTTTTCCAGTAACGTTCATTGAGCGAGCGTATATACAAGTACCGTAGGCTGATTCTGAAGCGTCGCAAAACACATGAAATTGAGTTTCCACGGAATTTTGTAAAAATACGAAACGGGGTACTTTAAACATTCGCAAAAGCGACAGCTGATTACTGAACTCCTTCCAATGTATTTCAATTTCGTCAGGTACTCGTTCGTCCCATTCAAGAGAGGCTAGCCACAGACGTTGCATACGTATTTTCGCCCAAGTAACAACGGGAGATACCAAGCCAAGAGGATCATATAATTGAGCAATTGATGAGAATATTTTACGTTTAGTCCAGTAGCCATCATTCACATTTGGCTGTATATCGATACAAAACTGATCCGTTTTTGTTTCCCATGCAACTCCAAGGGTTTTTACTTTTGATTCGTTTTCGAAATATAAGGTAGTCGTTGTTTGTAACTCTCCCGAAGACATATCAGCCAGAACTTCCTGACAGTTAGAGCTCCATTTTCGTAGCTGGAATCCGCCTTCTGCGAGTAACGTTTGAATTTCGTAACGCAAATGTTTAGCTTCGTCGATTGTTTCGGCTCCGGATAGTAAATCATCCATATAGAAATCTTCGGTTACCACACCCGCAGCCCGTTTGTACCTCTTTCCTACATCCGTCGCCAATTGTTGAAGTACTCGAGTGGCAATGAATGATGATGGGGATAAACCATATGTGACCGTTTGTAATTCATAGACTTGAACAGGGTCGGACGAACTAAATCTCCAAAGTATTCTTTGTAACGAAGCATCGGTGGGATGTATTTTGATTTGCCTGTACATTTTCTCCACGTCCGCAACAAGGGCAACGGCATGTTTACGAAAACGAAGCATAAGTACTAAAAGATCATCTTGTATTACAGGACCGGTGAGCAGTGCTTCATTGAGAGAAAAATTTTTAGATGTTTTCGCTGATCCATCGAATACAACACGTAGTTTAGTTGTAGAACTCGATTCCTTTAGCACTGGATGGTGGGGCAAATAGCAAACAACTTGATCTTGCCTTGAGGGTAACTCATCCAGCTTACCGACATGTGTCATGTGTTTCATGCATATATATTCCTGGATGAACTCGTTATATTTTTTGCGCAAATCACAATTCCCGTCTAACCGTCTTTCCAATTGATACAATCGTTTCAAGGCGAAGGATTTAGATTCGCCAAgcatattttgaaaatcgatccg from Toxorhynchites rutilus septentrionalis strain SRP chromosome 3, ASM2978413v1, whole genome shotgun sequence encodes:
- the LOC129774107 gene encoding uncharacterized protein LOC129774107 gives rise to the protein MGKKMKAKISLRDSTMDFLKRIEIFLRTGDVEDENQIKFRLEKLEAKWDEFENIQGEIECSEEDDENVEINRQVRAEFEEKYFQVRAGLTSKIPRLASQQESTNAQSSTSSDNVQSYVRLPQINLPEFDGNFENWLPFHDTFKALIDSSPELSNIQKFHYLRASLKGEAFKLIDCYQMSEVNYRVAWNGLVARFSNVYLLKKRHLNAILEYPKVKRQSATSIHDIIDCFDRNTKILDQLGEKTIGWGAMLTHLMVSKLDETTQKQWEEQATLHEDPLFSHLVEFLKRQTRILDAVIVDQTVAVPANSFQQNSSSWNDTRNRPMRMSVNSAVENVGLSCIICNEKHSVLRCPDFNNLSIEQRLKITNLKRLCSNCLGRNHIARDCPSRYRCRTCSKKHHTLLHPGFPSANFSSNASSESSGTVVMQSTSGFFTNPNETSSTSMTATSSNMVEGSTEKHVFLLTVILKVKDCWGRTHLARALLDCGSQANLMSEKLCTLLNLPRYDKKVEISGIGRSRQQAVHQVSTTIASRTTEFTMPMNFLVLGHVTDDHPSASIYLSNMKVPSGIELADPNFSVSGPIDIVLGSQYFYDYHLLNGGRCQIHRIGDNLPVFVNTVFGWIAAGETEWKTKNNKVTCNIGTVNNLHEVIERFWNVEELQDKTPRTQEEEDCEIHFRNTINRDSNGRYVAQYPKRIDFQNMLGESKSFALKRLYQLERRLDGNCDLRKKYNEFIQEYICMKHMTHVGKLDELPSRQDQVVCYLPHHPVLKESSSTTKLRVVFDGSAKTSKNFSLNEALLTGPVIQDDLLVLMLRFRKHAVALVADVEKMYRQIKIHPTDASLQRILWRFSSSDPVQVYELQTVTYGLSPSSFIATRVLQQLATDVGKRYKRAAGVVTEDFYMDDLLSGAETIDEAKHLRYEIQTLLAEGGFQLRKWSSNCQEVLADMSSGELQTTTTLYFENESKVKTLGVAWETKTDQFCIDIQPNVNDGYWTKRKIFSSIAQLYDPLGLVSPVVTWAKIRMQRLWLASLEWDERVPDEIEIHWKEFSNQLSLLRMFKVPRFVFLQNSVETQFHVFCDASESAYGTCIYARSMNVTGKVKTELITSKSRVAPLKRISLPRLELCAALLGAKLYHKTACALRMKDTPCWLWSDSIVTLYWIRAPSNTWQTFIGNRTAEIQRLTSGKSWKHIKGTDNPADVVSRGMLPSEFMKSTMWLHGPDWLREEEERWPKNTQLIPPSEEILERKRTVMVAQVVLKPFFLFERYSNFQRLLRITAYILRFLNCCRSKQRKSHEEFLSAMELVQAKECLVRSAQYEAFADEKRALEYKRPLSMKSNLKHLLPFVDDRGVLRVGGRLAQSTESYKTKHPMILPDKHPLSRMTLSAMRQEFWPIRGKLLVHYVCRNCQNCFRLNPVPVTQPVGQLPTSRVVPSRPFAITGVDYCGPVYLKPVHRRAAPKKAFIAIFICFSSKAVHIELVSDLSTNAFIAALRRFIARRGLPNEIHSDNGTNFRGANNALADLYHLLNRKSSQEIFFNECGAKGITWKFIPPRAPSFGGLWEAAVKTAKSTMVKTIGNSKLSYEDFVTVLTQIEANMNTRPLTPLSEDPSELDVLTPGHFLTGSSLAALPDPDYSNIPLNRLKHYQQLQQLVQNHWKRWKKEYLTEVNNQRKKTSIPVSLRIGQMVLLQEDNKSSIAWPLARIVAVHPGEDNIIRVVTVKTANGIYKRPTSRIFPLPSDESIGVQESVQ
- the LOC129774106 gene encoding uncharacterized protein LOC129774106; protein product: MRIKYPHLRGLPIRSYNDARPRILIGLKHAHVSLVLQSREGNPDQPIAIKTRLGWTVCGGNGENNASNLVHYSFHVHSEEHSDEFLHNAMKEYFALDSLGVVRPSRALLSSEDQRACSMLESLTKYTGVNFETGLLWRYDDIRLPDSRPMALSRYQLLEKRMQKDPELLKVMNQKIVDYLQKGYIRKLSKEKENLPVSRAWYLPIFPVVNPNKPGKVRLVWDAAATVFGTSLNSAFLKGPDQMCSLFSILLQFRKHRVGLTGDIREMFHQIQIRETDRSCQRFFWRDNTGEIIVYEMCVMTFGACCSPSSAQYVKNINSERFSRKYADAVNAIVQQHYVDDMLVSVDSEETAIRLAQEVTYVHAQGGFEIRNWVSNSTAVITVLNQPKANAKSLDLSTEICTEKVLGLWWCTESDSFTYRVGWDRYEETLLKGLRRPTKREVLRVLMTIFDPLGLIAHFLIFLKILLQEIWRSGVQWDDTINDVLFDKWRSWLRVLSTVEKVRVSRCYFVQTSCEYQAEFHTFVDASENGFAGVSFLRFICSDQIKCTIVAAKTRVAPLKFQSIPRLELQAAVLGGRLAHTILACLSIQTTRRIFWTDSRDVLCWINSDHRRFTQFVAHRVSEILDITEAEEWRWVPTKHNVADDATKWETKPDLTPNSRWFNSPRFLRKTEEDWPQQLFQPLSNSSIHRIQ